GATAACGCCTCGTTCAACCTCTACGTGACCCTCGACGGCCGGCGGCCGTCGCGGTGGGACTACGACGAGAGCACGTCCGGCGACGGCGAGCCGATCACGGTCTCGCTCGAGGGCGACGAGCAGTTCGGACTGCAGGTGCACGCGGTCTCGGGAAGCAGCGACTACACGCTGTCGATCGAAGAACGCGGCCTGTAGGCGCCGGTCGCGCACCGGGCCAGCAATTTGCTCTTTTTTGATCCGCTCGAGCGGTACGGAAGGCCTACCGCGGCATCGACCGGGTCGCGCTGACAAAAAGACATTACTACCAGCGGAGTGTCCACCCGACTATGCCGCTTCAGACGCCGCCGTTACGTGGGACCCACGACGAGCGCGGAGCGAAGTTTACGGAGTTTGGCGGCTGGGACATGCCGGTCGAGTTCGACTCGATTCGAACGGAGCACGCGGCCGTCCGCGAGGACGTCGGCATCTTCGACGTCTCGCACATGGGCCAGATTCACGTCACCGGCCCGGACGCGACGGAACTGATGCAGCGGCTCACGACCAACGACGTGAGCCGACTCGGCGTCGGCGACGCGCAGTACGCCGCGATCACCGACGAGGATGGCACCATCATCGACGATACGGTGATCTACCGGCTGCCCGACGAGGGCGAGACGCCGCAGGGGTCTCGGGAAGACGGGGAGGCAACCTACCTTTTCATCCCCAACGCCGGCACCGACGAGTCGACCCACGAACGGTGGATCGGCTACCGCAACGAGTGGGACCTCGAGGCGACCGTCGACAACCGGACGGACGAGTACGCGATGTTCGCCGTGCAGGGGCCGAACGCGGCCGACCTCGTGGGCGATGTCGTCGACGTCGCCGACACCGCCGACGCCATCGACGGCTCGGTGACGGACCTCTCCCGGTTCGAGGCGACGGAGTCGACGATCGACGGCGTCGACTGCTGGACCGCCCGAACCGGCTACACCGGCGAGGACGGCTTCGAACTGATCGTCCCCTGGCCCGAGGCCGAACGCATCTGGTCCGCCTTCGACTGCCAGCCCTGCGGGCTCGGCGCCCGGGACACGCTCCGCATCGAGGCCGGCCTCCTGCTCGCCGGCCAGGACTTCGACCCCGAGGACAACCCGCGGACGCCGTACGAGGCCGGCATCGGCTTCACGGTCGACCTCGAGACGGAGTTCGTCGGTCGGGACGCCCTCGCGCAGGTCCGAGCGGAGGGCGTCGAGGAGGAACTCGTCGGCTTCCAGTTGATCGACCGCGGCGTCCCGCGGCACGGCTACGACATCACGAACCCGGAGAGCCGGGTCATCGGCACGGTCACCAGCGGCACGATGAGCCCGACTCTGGAGCAGGCGATCGGCCTCGGCTACGTCCCGGTCGAGTACGCCGACCCGGGCACGACGCTGCAGGTCGTCGTCCGCGGCCAGTCGAAAAAGGCACGAGTCGAGCAGACGCCATTTATCGATACGCAGTAACACAGCACACGACACATGAGCTTCGACGTTCCCGACGATCGACGGTACCTGGAATCGCACGAGTGGGCACTCGAGACTGACGGCGTCGTCCGCGTCGGCATCACCGACTTCGCGCAGGACGAACTCGGCGACGTGGTCTTCGTCGAACTCCCCGACGAGGGCGACGATGTCGACCAGGAGACGGAGTTCGGCGTCGTCGAATCCATCAAGGCCGTCTCCGACCTCTACGCGCCGGTCAGCGGCGAGGTCGTTTCGGTCAACGAGGACCTGTTCGACGCCCCCGAACTCGTCAACGAGGATCCCTTCGGCGAGGGCTGGATGCTCGAGATCGAACCCGACGACATCGGGGAACTCGAAGCGTTGCTCTCGGCCGACGAGTACGAGGACCAGATCGCCTGATCGCGGCGCCGTTCGGTTTCGACGGTCGTTCGTTCGACACCTACCGCCGATGCCAGCGTAGCGATTGCTGCGTTTCGGTCCCTTCCGTGCCGAAACTGTTAGGTTACGGATATGATAACGTGCCGTACGCCTCATGTCGACCGCCTCGCTAACGGTGCTCCCCGCTGCGGCGATTTCCGGTGTCGACGTGCTCGTGTTGCTCTTGCTCCTTCACCTCTGGCTGCTCGTCGTGGGGCTGGCCGTCTGGAACGACGAGGCCCAGACCGGCGTCGCGTGGGTCGATCAGCGGATTCACATGAGCAACCGGCTCTACGGGCTGTTACTGTTCCTCGCGACGGTCGTCGTCTGGCTCCCTTTCGCGCTCGGCGGCTACCCATTCGGAGCAAACAGCCCCTTCGGGCGTTCGCGAACTGTGCTCATTCCCATCGGCGCCGGCGGACTGCTTGTCGGCACCGGCTTCTACTTCCTCGGCGGCGTCCTCACCAACGTTCGGTCGTATCTCGCATTCCGGCTGACCGACCCGGTCGACGCCGGGACGGTCGACTCGGGCCCCACTCGGGTCACCGGTGAGGTCGTGTCAGCGGACGACCCGCTCGAGGCGCCGCTCTCGGGCGCTGACGCGGTCTGTTACCAGCTTTCCCTGACTCAGGTCGCGTTCGAGGACTCGCTCGAGTCCCACGAGGATGGCAGCGCAGCGATGACCGGTCCGCTCTCGTCGGTTACCGACGGGACCGAACGCGTCGCGGATCGGCGCCAGCCGTTCTGGCTCCGCGACGACACCGGCCGCGTCCTCGTCGATCCGGACCGGGCCAAACTACGCCTCGAGCGGACCGCTTCCCGACCCGTGGCCGCCGATGAACGGCCGGCAGAGGCGATCGCGACGCGGCTCCGCGAGGCGATCGACGACGCTGACGAGCGACGCGATCGGGCTCGGGTGTACCACGAAGCCGCGCTCGAGCCCGGAACGGCGGTCTCCGTGCTCGGCGTCGCAGTCGTACCCGAGGACCGAGCGGTGGCCGGCGAGAGCGGCGCCAACAGCGACGCGCCGATACTCACTGCGGGCGAGTCCTCGAGCGAGTTCATCGTCACCCCCGGCTGTGCGGACGGCGTCGATCGCCACTATCTCGCGACGATTCTCGTCTGTGCGCTCGCGGCGGTCGCTTCGATCGGCAGCGGATTCGGGCTCCTCTGGCTGCTCGCCGGCTACTAACCAGCGCTTCGGTACTCGGAGTGCGGATCCGCGACCGTTCGACTCGAGAAGCCGGTTGTACGCCCGAAAAGACGCGGTGCCGTAGGCTACCGATTGTACACGAGTAGCGCAGCGCCAGTAATGACCGCCGCCGCGGTCGCCCACGCGAGCCAGATGACGGGCTCGCCGATCAGGGCCGTCGCTGCGAGCGTTCCGAGGTAACCGACGATCAGTACGACTGTCCTGCGTTCTGTGCGATCCATCGTAGGGGGAGGAGTCGAATCGTTGACTGCCTGTCGAGATTGCAAGGGCTCACTCGAACGAAATGAGCCGATCGAGCACGTCGTCGATCGGCGCCGTCGTCGTCGCGAGCGCGTAGCCGTCGACGCGTGCGAGATCGCGAGCGTGGTCCCAGAGTTCGTCCTCTTCGATCCCGTGGAGGATCACGGCGTTCGGCGTCGGATTGATCACCCGCAGGGCGATACCGACGCCCTCGCCCTGCGTCACGTTGGTGAAGACGAGCACGCGGTTCGTACTCTGCCCGTACAGTCGGAAGAACTCCTCGCTCGAGAGGCGGGTAATCGCCTTGACGCTATCGACGACCGTATGACCGCTGATGCGGTCGGTCTCGCCGGGGATGATCTCGGTCGCCTCGAGTTCGTCGTACACCGTCGAGAGAGGAATCGAAGTCGCGTACTCGCGTAAGTCGAGGACGACGTCGCTGTCGAACCCGGCCGAGAGGACGCGGCCGTACTGACGGATGCGGTCGCCGCCGCGCCGTTCGTCGATCGCGAGCAGTCCCTCGACGAGCCGTCCGACGACGCCGATACCCGGACTCTCCCGGCGGCCGCTCTCGTAGTCCGAGATGACCGACGAGGAGACGCCGAGCTCTTCGGCGAGGTCCGTCTGCGAGACGTCGAAATCGGTTCGCCACTTGCGCAACGTGGCGCCGGGATCGTCGCTCAGCGTGATCTCCCCGGCTATCTTCTCCGCGAGTTCGCGTTTCGGCCCACGTCCGCCCATACACGTCGGTTGGACGGTCGACCCAAGTAGCTACCGAATATCGATATCCGCTCTCGATCGTGCTGACGCTGACAGGCTTTGCCGTCGTCGGCTATCGAATCCTCGAGGAACGGCGGACGGGGTAGACCGAATCGGGGTTACTCTGATTCTGCCTCCGATTTCGACTTCGATTCCGACTCCGACGGCGGCTCCGTCGTCTCGACGCGCTCG
The DNA window shown above is from Halopiger xanaduensis SH-6 and carries:
- the gcvH gene encoding glycine cleavage system protein GcvH, which produces MSFDVPDDRRYLESHEWALETDGVVRVGITDFAQDELGDVVFVELPDEGDDVDQETEFGVVESIKAVSDLYAPVSGEVVSVNEDLFDAPELVNEDPFGEGWMLEIEPDDIGELEALLSADEYEDQIA
- the gcvT gene encoding glycine cleavage system aminomethyltransferase GcvT, yielding MPLQTPPLRGTHDERGAKFTEFGGWDMPVEFDSIRTEHAAVREDVGIFDVSHMGQIHVTGPDATELMQRLTTNDVSRLGVGDAQYAAITDEDGTIIDDTVIYRLPDEGETPQGSREDGEATYLFIPNAGTDESTHERWIGYRNEWDLEATVDNRTDEYAMFAVQGPNAADLVGDVVDVADTADAIDGSVTDLSRFEATESTIDGVDCWTARTGYTGEDGFELIVPWPEAERIWSAFDCQPCGLGARDTLRIEAGLLLAGQDFDPEDNPRTPYEAGIGFTVDLETEFVGRDALAQVRAEGVEEELVGFQLIDRGVPRHGYDITNPESRVIGTVTSGTMSPTLEQAIGLGYVPVEYADPGTTLQVVVRGQSKKARVEQTPFIDTQ
- a CDS encoding helix-turn-helix domain-containing protein, whose amino-acid sequence is MGGRGPKRELAEKIAGEITLSDDPGATLRKWRTDFDVSQTDLAEELGVSSSVISDYESGRRESPGIGVVGRLVEGLLAIDERRGGDRIRQYGRVLSAGFDSDVVLDLREYATSIPLSTVYDELEATEIIPGETDRISGHTVVDSVKAITRLSSEEFFRLYGQSTNRVLVFTNVTQGEGVGIALRVINPTPNAVILHGIEEDELWDHARDLARVDGYALATTTAPIDDVLDRLISFE
- a CDS encoding GIDE domain-containing protein, whose product is MSTASLTVLPAAAISGVDVLVLLLLLHLWLLVVGLAVWNDEAQTGVAWVDQRIHMSNRLYGLLLFLATVVVWLPFALGGYPFGANSPFGRSRTVLIPIGAGGLLVGTGFYFLGGVLTNVRSYLAFRLTDPVDAGTVDSGPTRVTGEVVSADDPLEAPLSGADAVCYQLSLTQVAFEDSLESHEDGSAAMTGPLSSVTDGTERVADRRQPFWLRDDTGRVLVDPDRAKLRLERTASRPVAADERPAEAIATRLREAIDDADERRDRARVYHEAALEPGTAVSVLGVAVVPEDRAVAGESGANSDAPILTAGESSSEFIVTPGCADGVDRHYLATILVCALAAVASIGSGFGLLWLLAGY